The following DNA comes from Cellulophaga sp. HaHa_2_95.
TAATGCTATGCTTTTTGACACGCCCGTAATAGGAGCTGAAGTATACAAAAGCACAGATGGAGGAACCACCTGGAACAAGCAAAATGAAAATTATATTGACGATTTATTTTACAGTTACGGGTACTATTTTGCTCAAATAAATGTAGATCCTAGCAACGTAGATAAAATTTATTTAGCTGGTGTACCTATTATTAAATCTGATGATGGAGGTAAAACCTATACTTCTATTAACGGTGAGAATGTTCATGCAGACCACCATGCTTTATGGGTTAACCCTAAGATGTCTGGACATTTAATTAATGGAAATGACGGCGGAATAAACATCTCTTACGATGATGGTGCCAATTGGGTTAAAAGTAACACTCCCGCTGTAGGCCAATTTTACGCGGTTAACGTAGACAATGAAAAGCCGTACAATATATATGGCGGACTCCAAGATAACGGTGTTTGGAAAGGAGTACATACCGCAAAAGAAGATGTTTCATGGCACCAAAGCGGAGACTACCCTTGGAAATCTATTTTAGGTGGCGATGGCATGCAAGTACAGATTGATAACCGCAACAGCAACATTGTCTATACCGGTTTTCAGTTCGGAAACTATTTTCGTCTAGATTTAGAAAATAAAAAAAGAGATTATATACAACCTAAACATGAATTAGGAGAAACACCATACCGTTTTAATTGGCAAACACCTATTTTATTATCCCCGCACAATCAAGACATTCTATACCTAGGAGGCAATAAATTACACCGTTCCCTAAACCAAGGAACAGACTGGGAAACCATTTCTGAAGATTTAACCAACGGAGGCAAAGAAGGCAATGTTGCTTATGGAACCATAACCAGCATATCAGAGTCTCCTTTTAAATTTGGATTGTTATATACTGGTAGCGATGACGGTATGATATTCATGACACAAAACGGCGGAGGCAGTTGGGATAATATTGCCAATTCTTTACCTAAAAACCTTTGGGTAACAAGAGTGGTGGCTTCTAAGCATAAAAAAGAACGTATTTACGCTACCTTAAATGGCTACAGAAATGATGATTTTGAATCTTACATTTATACCAGCGATGATTTTGGAAAAACATGGCAAGATATTGCCAACAATATCCCTTCTTCTCCTGTAAATATACTTACGGAAGATCCTGAAAATGAAAATCTATTATTCACAGGAACAGACAATGGATTGTATGTAAGCTTTAATCGTGGCGCATCTTGGGAAGTTTTCCAAAATGACATGCCCAATGTTGCAGTACATGATATGGTTATCCAACCCGAAGCAAAGCATTTAATTATTGGTACCCACGGCCGAAGCATTTATAAGGCTGATATTAGCAATTTACAAAGAATGACTCCCGAGATACTAGACAAAAACATTCATGTTTTTACACCCGAAACCATAAAACACTCTGCAAGATGGGGCTCTTCTTGGAGTACTTGGGGAACACCACAAACTCCAGGTTTAGATCTATATTTCTACACTAAAAACGAAGGAGTTTTAGAAGCTACAATTCTTACCAATAATGGAATTGAAATAAGCAGCACAACCTTAGAAAACAGTAAAGGGTTTAATCTTTTATCATACGACTTGGCATTCTCAAAATCCGGAAAATCTGCGTACTTGAAGAAAGTCAAAACAGAACTAATAGAAGCCAATGACGGTAAAACATACTTACCCAAAGGAAACTACACCATTAAATTAATAGGAAAGGGTGTCAAAGAAACCATCGCTTTTGAAATTGAATAGTATTCGAATACACTAAAAATGAAATTAACAAAAACAACCGTACTACCAGAGCTTGGAGTTTCTCATGATGCCGAAATTAAAAAGAAAGTGTTCATTGGCAAAGGAGAAATACCTCAGCTTATGATGTACGGTAGTGCTGTGTTTACCCCCGGACAATCTGTAGAACTACACCAACATGACACTATGTTTGAAGTTTTTTACATTCAAAGTGGCAAAGCAGAATTTATCGTAAATTCAGACAAATTTACTGTAGAAAAAGGAGATTGTATTACCATTGAACCTGGTGAACTGCATGCCCAAAACAATCCCTTTGATGAAAATGTTACTTGGACGTACTTTGGTATCGCAACCGACTAATTAGACAATTATGGATTTAACTTTAGGCATACCAGCATTACTTTTCCCTGCAATTTCATTGACTATGTTGGCATACAACGCTCGTTATTTAGCCATTGCTGCTCTAATTAGACAGTTGCATCAAAAATATCAAGAAACCGGATCATCATCAGTAAGTTTGCAGGTAAAAAAATTGAGCAAGCGTTTAACAATCATTAAAAACATGCAGGCATCTGCTATTTTAAGCTTTTTACTGGCAGTTATTACGATGTCTTTAATTTACGTACAACTTGATTTTTGGGCAAATTTAGTTTTTGGCATCAGCCTTTTAGCTTTGATGATTTCTTTGATTTTATCTTTTATTGAGGTACAGCTTTCTACCAAGGCACTGTCCATTCAGTTGAAAGATTTGGAGTAATAAAGAAAGTAGCCATGCGGGTACCAGTGTAACGTTACTATAGAAATCCGATGAACTGCACGTTTAAAATAATCTATTGGAAGAAAATGCGACTTGCATTTTCTTTGGGATCGAAGTAGATGAATTGCAAAGGAAAAGACCAAGTAGTTTGTTTTTGAAATACGTCAATCCTATATTTTTCAGAAAAGTATAGCTTAAAATCAAAATACATAGTCTAAATACTCTTTTATTTAATTTCAAGTGTTTTGAGAAGTTAAGAATAGACCAGGTGGTTTATTTTTTTAAAGGGTATTTTCAAAATATTAAGTGTTGGCAAGTGTAAATTTCAAACGTTTTAGTAGCTTTTAGTTTTAAATAGCCATACTGGTCAACCAATTACTTATTTTGATTCTAAATAAGAGTAGGATTTATTAGTAAAGTTTGTTAATAACTTGTTTGTACTGTAAATTTGTAAAAAAAACTAACAACTAATGAGCGGATTTTTCAAATCTTCGATTGGTAGAAAGTATGCGATGGCACTTTCTGCTTTCTTTTTAATGTTTTTTCTACTTCAGCATTTTGCAATTAATATTTTATCGGTTTTTAGTCCAGATGCATTTAATGAGGCATCTCATTTTATGGGAACATTCTGGGCGGTACAATATGTGTTGCAACCCGTGTTAATTTTTGGGGTGATGTACCATTTCATTATGGGTTTCATTTTAGAAATTAAAAACAGAAATGCTAGAGTAGCAAAGTACGCTAAAAACAATGGAGCAGCTAATTCTAGCTGGATGAGTAGAAACATGATTTATAGCGGATTGGCTATTTTAGCCTTTTTAGTGCTTCACTTTATTGATTTCTGGCTTCCAGAAATTAATACTAAATATATTCAAGGCGATATGTCTGGATTATTAGCAGATGGTGAAGGCTTTCGTTATTATGAAGAATTAACGCATAAGTTTGTGAACCCTCTTAGGGTTGGTGCTTATGTAATTGCATTTGTATTTTTATCGTTACACCTTATGCACGGTTTCAGTTCTGCATTCCAATCTTCGGGTGTTTCGTCTATGAGAAAAGAGAAATTACAAATTTTTGGTAAAGTGTATGCTATTGCAATTCCATTAGGATTCATAGCAATCGCCCTTTTTCATCATTTTAATCATTAATACTATTACTTATGTCTGTATTAGACTCAAAAGTACCAAAAGGCTCATTAAAGGATAAATGGACCGATTATAAAAATCATATTGATTTAGTTAACCCTGCGAACAAACGTAATATTGATGTTATTGTTGTTGGAACAGGATTAGCTGGTGGTTCTGCTGCTGCTACTTTAGCAGAGCTAGGCTACAACGTTAAAACATTTTGTTATCAAGATTCTCCGCGTAGAGCACACTCAATTGCCGCACAAGGTGGTATAAACGCTGCTAAAAATTACCAAGGTGATGGTGATTCTACTTACCGTTTATTTTACGATACCGTAAAGGGTGGAGATTACCGTTCTCGTGAAGCTAACGTTTATAGATTAGCAGAAGTATCTGCTAATATTATTGACCAATGTGTTGCACAAGGAGTACCATTTGCACGTGATTATGGTGGATTATTAGACAACCGTTCCTTTGGTGGTGTATTGGTTTCACGTACTTTTTATGCCAAAGGACAAACGGGACAACAATTATTATTAGGTGCCTATTCTGCAATGAACAGACAAATTGCTCGTGGTAAAATTACCCCGTTCAACCGTCATGAAATGCTAGATGTGGTTAAAGTAGATGGGAAAGCAAGAGGAATTATTGCTCGTGACCTAGTTACTGGAAAAATAGAACGTCATTCGGCACATGCTGTTGTTATTGCTTCTGGAGGATACGGAAATGTATATTTCTTATCTACTAATGCAATGGGGTCTAACGCTACTGCCGCTTGGAAAATTCATAAAAAAGGAGCTTTTTTCGCAAATCCATGCTATACACAAATTCACCCAACCTGTATTCCTCGTTCCGGAGATTACCAGTCTAAACTTACGTTGATGTCTGAATCTTTACGTAATGACGGGCGTATTTGGGTTCCTAAGAATTTAGAAGATGTAATGGCTATCCGCGAAGGAAAGAAAAAGCCAACAGACTTAACAGAAGAGCAAAGAGATTATTATTTAGAACGCCGTTACCCTGCATTTGGTAACTTGGTACCACGTGATGTTGCTTCTAGAGCAGCTAAAGAACGTTGTGACGCTGGTTACGGAGTAAACGCGACTGGTGAAGCTGTTTATTTAGATTTTGCCTCTGCGATACAACGTTACGGGATAGAACAAGCAAAAATTCATAATATAGAAAATGCTTCGGCAGAAAAAACATATGAATTGGGTGCTGCTATCGTAAAAGCTAAATACGGAAACCTCTTCCAGATGTACGAGAAAATCGTAGATCAAGATCCATACAAAACACCAATGATGATTTATCCTGCTGTTCACTACACTATGGGTGGTGTTTGGGTAGATTATAATTTAATGACCACTGTTGAAGGTTTATACTGTATTGGTGAAGCAAACTTCTCTGATCACGGTGCAAACAGACTTGGAGCATCTGCCTTAATGCAAGGTTTAGCTGACGGTTACTTTGTATTACCTTATACGATTGGTGATTATCTTTCTCATGAAATTAGAACAGGAAAAATTCCAACAAATACACCGGAGTTTGATGAAGCTGAAAAGTCTGTAACTGCTAAGATTGATTTCTTTATCAATAATAAAGGATCTCACTCCGTTGATTATTACCACAAGAAGTTAGGTAAAATTATGTGGGATAAATGTGGAATGTCTCGTAACGCAGAAGGTTTAAAGGAGGCTATGGCCGAAATTAAAGCACTACGTGAAGACTTTTACAAAAACGTAAGTGTTCCAGGAAGTTCTAATGAATTAAATGCAGAACTTGAAAAGGCAGGTCGTGTAGCAGATTTCTTAGAATTAGGAGAGTTATTTGCTAAAGATGCACTTGAAAGAGAAGAATCTTGTGGTGGGCACTTTAGAGAAGAGTCTGTTGAACTTGATGGCGAACAAAAAGGAGAAGCAAAACGTAATGACAAAGATTTTGCATTTGTTTCTGCTTGGGAATTTAAAGGAGAGCCATCTGACGCTGTTTTACATAAAGAGCAGTTAGAGTTTAAAGAGATAGAATTAAAACAAAGAAGTTATAAATAATAGTATTGAGCTATTACATGTGATTTACATCATGTTATAATACTCATTACTCAATACTTAAAATATGAATCTGACATTAAAAATTTGGAGACAGAAAAATGCTCAAGCTAAGGGCAAAATGGTCGATTATAAAGTGACAGAGATATCTGAACATATGTCTTTCTTAGAAATGATGGATGTTTTAAACGAACAATTGATCAATAAAGGTGAAGAGCCTGTTGCTTTTGATCATGACTGTCGTGAAGGTATCTGTGGTATGTGTTCTATGTTTATTAATGGTGAAGCTCACGGACCAGACAGAGGTGTTACTACATGCCAATTACACATGCGTATGTTTAAAGATGGTGACACAATTACTATTGAGCCATTTAGAGCAAAAGCTTTTCCTGTATTAAAGGATTTAACCGTTGATAGAAGTGCTTTTGACCGTATACAGCATGCTGGTGGATACATTTCTGTAAACACTTCAGGTAATACGCAAGATGCCAATGCAACGCTTATTTCTAAGCACGCAGCAGATGAAGCAATGGATGCAGCTACCTGTATTGGTTGTGGTGCATGTGTAGCAAGCTGTAAAAATGCTTCTGCAATGCTTTTTGTTGGTGCAAAAGTATCTCAATATGCATTATTGCCACAAGGACAAGTTGAGGCCGCAGATCGTGTTAAAAACATGGTAGCGCAGATGGACTTAGAAGGTTTTGGAAACTGTACCAATACTGGAGCATGTGAAATTGAATGTCCTAAAGGAATTTCTTTAGAAAACATCGCACGTATGAACAGAGAATTACTAAAAGCAAACGTTTAAAAAAGCTTTTTTATATACATAAAAAAACCCAAGCATTGCTGCTTGGGTTTTTTATTATCTTTTTTTAGGTCTTACATTTTTACAATTATAAATTCAGAACGCCTGTTCAACTCATGCTTCTCACGAGTACATCTCACGCTTCCGTCACAATCATTCAATAGTTTATCTTCACCATATCCAATGGCACTCTCTATACGGTCTGCATCAATACCTTGAGATATAAT
Coding sequences within:
- a CDS encoding DUF2721 domain-containing protein translates to MDLTLGIPALLFPAISLTMLAYNARYLAIAALIRQLHQKYQETGSSSVSLQVKKLSKRLTIIKNMQASAILSFLLAVITMSLIYVQLDFWANLVFGISLLALMISLILSFIEVQLSTKALSIQLKDLE
- a CDS encoding succinate dehydrogenase/fumarate reductase iron-sulfur subunit, with the protein product MNLTLKIWRQKNAQAKGKMVDYKVTEISEHMSFLEMMDVLNEQLINKGEEPVAFDHDCREGICGMCSMFINGEAHGPDRGVTTCQLHMRMFKDGDTITIEPFRAKAFPVLKDLTVDRSAFDRIQHAGGYISVNTSGNTQDANATLISKHAADEAMDAATCIGCGACVASCKNASAMLFVGAKVSQYALLPQGQVEAADRVKNMVAQMDLEGFGNCTNTGACEIECPKGISLENIARMNRELLKANV
- a CDS encoding cupin domain-containing protein, whose translation is MKLTKTTVLPELGVSHDAEIKKKVFIGKGEIPQLMMYGSAVFTPGQSVELHQHDTMFEVFYIQSGKAEFIVNSDKFTVEKGDCITIEPGELHAQNNPFDENVTWTYFGIATD
- a CDS encoding succinate dehydrogenase cytochrome b subunit produces the protein MSGFFKSSIGRKYAMALSAFFLMFFLLQHFAINILSVFSPDAFNEASHFMGTFWAVQYVLQPVLIFGVMYHFIMGFILEIKNRNARVAKYAKNNGAANSSWMSRNMIYSGLAILAFLVLHFIDFWLPEINTKYIQGDMSGLLADGEGFRYYEELTHKFVNPLRVGAYVIAFVFLSLHLMHGFSSAFQSSGVSSMRKEKLQIFGKVYAIAIPLGFIAIALFHHFNH
- a CDS encoding fumarate reductase/succinate dehydrogenase flavoprotein subunit, encoding MSVLDSKVPKGSLKDKWTDYKNHIDLVNPANKRNIDVIVVGTGLAGGSAAATLAELGYNVKTFCYQDSPRRAHSIAAQGGINAAKNYQGDGDSTYRLFYDTVKGGDYRSREANVYRLAEVSANIIDQCVAQGVPFARDYGGLLDNRSFGGVLVSRTFYAKGQTGQQLLLGAYSAMNRQIARGKITPFNRHEMLDVVKVDGKARGIIARDLVTGKIERHSAHAVVIASGGYGNVYFLSTNAMGSNATAAWKIHKKGAFFANPCYTQIHPTCIPRSGDYQSKLTLMSESLRNDGRIWVPKNLEDVMAIREGKKKPTDLTEEQRDYYLERRYPAFGNLVPRDVASRAAKERCDAGYGVNATGEAVYLDFASAIQRYGIEQAKIHNIENASAEKTYELGAAIVKAKYGNLFQMYEKIVDQDPYKTPMMIYPAVHYTMGGVWVDYNLMTTVEGLYCIGEANFSDHGANRLGASALMQGLADGYFVLPYTIGDYLSHEIRTGKIPTNTPEFDEAEKSVTAKIDFFINNKGSHSVDYYHKKLGKIMWDKCGMSRNAEGLKEAMAEIKALREDFYKNVSVPGSSNELNAELEKAGRVADFLELGELFAKDALEREESCGGHFREESVELDGEQKGEAKRNDKDFAFVSAWEFKGEPSDAVLHKEQLEFKEIELKQRSYK
- a CDS encoding glycosyl hydrolase, whose product is MNKLIGLPLLLSATFIFAQNAPSSSEDVLNALHQKEQLANSSIVKNIPFTNVGPTVMSGRVVDVDVNPQNPIEFYVGYASGGVWYTKNNGTTFTPILDNAQTQNVGDIAVDWKNGIIWVGTGENNASRSSYAGIGILKSLDHGKTWKNVGLLDAQHIGRILIDPNNSNTIIVGATGHLYSDNEERGIYKTTDGGTSWKKTLYINSNTGIIDVAFAPDNFNTMYAAAWEKGRKAWDFIGNGNGSGIYKSTDAGTTWTKISTPESGFPTGEGVGRIGLAVFDEHTVYAVHDNQFRRKKTAATATSKGLTKDDFKSMTADDLLKIEDKKLNEFLKTNGFQEKYRAANVKQLVRSGSVKPIDLAKYLEDANAMLFDTPVIGAEVYKSTDGGTTWNKQNENYIDDLFYSYGYYFAQINVDPSNVDKIYLAGVPIIKSDDGGKTYTSINGENVHADHHALWVNPKMSGHLINGNDGGINISYDDGANWVKSNTPAVGQFYAVNVDNEKPYNIYGGLQDNGVWKGVHTAKEDVSWHQSGDYPWKSILGGDGMQVQIDNRNSNIVYTGFQFGNYFRLDLENKKRDYIQPKHELGETPYRFNWQTPILLSPHNQDILYLGGNKLHRSLNQGTDWETISEDLTNGGKEGNVAYGTITSISESPFKFGLLYTGSDDGMIFMTQNGGGSWDNIANSLPKNLWVTRVVASKHKKERIYATLNGYRNDDFESYIYTSDDFGKTWQDIANNIPSSPVNILTEDPENENLLFTGTDNGLYVSFNRGASWEVFQNDMPNVAVHDMVIQPEAKHLIIGTHGRSIYKADISNLQRMTPEILDKNIHVFTPETIKHSARWGSSWSTWGTPQTPGLDLYFYTKNEGVLEATILTNNGIEISSTTLENSKGFNLLSYDLAFSKSGKSAYLKKVKTELIEANDGKTYLPKGNYTIKLIGKGVKETIAFEIE